A part of Misgurnus anguillicaudatus chromosome 6, ASM2758022v2, whole genome shotgun sequence genomic DNA contains:
- the LOC141349044 gene encoding deformed epidermal autoregulatory factor 1 homolog isoform X2: MDSTETASKALELGDASERASAVVVSDTESEPEVATMTVMEEAADIDIAESLPNPDDPETAFAEVTAVTVRDVQGTEDTVFTSTVATAASIPEHVLTGRTTLQIGDSLSTQKATLIVVHTDGSIMDTTGLKGPQTPNTPLTSGHDKDISKYNWDPSVYDNELPVRCRNTSGILYKNRLGSGGKGRCIKHNNNWFTPTEFEGMSGRASSKDWKRSIRYAGRPLQCLIQERILNPHAASCTCAACCDDLSTSPKDGPFPGDNTGPVRLFVPYKRRKKDNERSTSPEKRDIQTPKNITLTPGATFTVSPSGQITTSGTLTFDRTASGETTAIISDSPAPADVFTNTTVLTTLPALAVVPQQAVVQSKPPPQGALANGLETGEQRTWLYLEEMAETLLNNVEQLKVLIAQAKQASQGGSHDIISPEKTNGAQKEAYQTQLSISDDDKITEIIIKHTCVNCGREAFSECTGCHKVHYCSGFCQRKDWKEHQLSCCQPSAAINIQEEIQISSVKEEKGKV; this comes from the exons ATGGACTCGACTGAAACGGCGTCGAAAGCGCTCGAGCTGGGCGACGCGTCGGAGCGCGCGTCTGCGGTTGTAGTTTCGGATACCGAATCGGAGCCCGAAGTTGCCACGATGACTGTGATGGAAGAAGCGGCAGACATCGACATAGCCGAATCACTGCCGAACCCGGACGATCCCGAAACCGCGTTTGCTG AGGTCACAGCAGTCACTGTTAGAGATGTTCAAGGCACAGAGGACACTGTATTTACATCCACAGTCGCAACTGCAGCTTCCATTCCTGAACATGTGCTG ACAGGCCGAACCACGCTTCAGATCGGAGACAGTCTCAGTACCCAGAAGGCCACGCTGATCGTGGTTCACACGGATGGAAGCATCATGGACACCACAGGGCTGAAGG GTCCTCAGACCCCGAACACCCCTCTGACATCTGGACATGATAAGGACATCTCGAAATACAACTGGGATCCATCAGTATATGACAATGAGCTTCCCGTACGTTGCAGGAACACAAGTGGGATTCTGTACAAAAACAGGCTGGGCTCAG GTGGCAAAGGGCGGTGTatcaaacacaacaacaacTGGTTTACGCCGACAGAGTTTGAAGGCATGTCGGGTAGAGCGAGCAGCAAAGACTGGAAGAGGAGCATCCGCTACGCTGGGCGACCTCTGCAGTGTCTTATTCAG GAGCGCATTTTGAACCCGCATGCGGCGTCTTGCACATGTGCAGCCTGCTGCGATGATCTGTCCACA TCTCCCAAGGATGGACCTTTCCCAGGAGATAAT ACGGGTCCCGTCAGACTGTTTGTCCCTTAcaaaagaagaaagaaagacaatgAACGGTCAACTTCTCCTGAGAAGAGAGACATTCAGACACCAAAGAACATCACCCTGACTCCAGGAGCAACAT TTACAGTGAGTCCATCCGGACAGATCACCACATCAGGCACGCTGACGTTTGACCGAACGGCTTCAGGTGAAACGACAGCTATCATTTCCGACAGCCCGGCGCCTGCTGACGTTTTCACCAACACAACTG TGTTGACTACTCTCCCCGCACTGGCCGTGGTGCCCCAGCAGGCAGTGGTGCAGTCTAAACCCCCACCACAAGGGGCGCTGGCGAACGGATTAGAGACAGGTGAGCAGCGTACGTGGCTTTACCTGGAGGAGATGGCCGAAACGCTGCTTAATAACGTTGAGCAACTTAAAGTCCTGATCGCACAAGCTAAACAAGCTAGTCAAGGTGGATCGCACGACATCATCAGTCCAGAGAAAACCAACGGTGCCCAGAAAGAA GCTTATCAgactcagctgtcaatcagcgATGACgacaaaatcactgaaattatcATCAAG CACACATGTGTGAACTGCGGTCGAGAGGCTTTTAGTGAATGCACGGGGTGTCATAAAGTTCATTACTGTTCTGGCTTCTGTCAGCGGAAG GACTGGAAGGAACATCAGCTGAGCTGCTGTCAGCCGAGCGCAGCCATCAACATTCAGGAAGAGATTCAGATTTCCAGCGTAAAGGAAGAGAAAGGAAAGGTCTAA
- the LOC141349044 gene encoding deformed epidermal autoregulatory factor 1 homolog isoform X1, translating to MDSTETASKALELGDASERASAVVVSDTESEPEVATMTVMEEAADIDIAESLPNPDDPETAFAEVTAVTVRDVQGTEDTVFTSTVATAASIPEHVLTGRTTLQIGDSLSTQKATLIVVHTDGSIMDTTGLKGTTTPMTPGPQTPNTPLTSGHDKDISKYNWDPSVYDNELPVRCRNTSGILYKNRLGSGGKGRCIKHNNNWFTPTEFEGMSGRASSKDWKRSIRYAGRPLQCLIQERILNPHAASCTCAACCDDLSTSPKDGPFPGDNTGPVRLFVPYKRRKKDNERSTSPEKRDIQTPKNITLTPGATFTVSPSGQITTSGTLTFDRTASGETTAIISDSPAPADVFTNTTVLTTLPALAVVPQQAVVQSKPPPQGALANGLETGEQRTWLYLEEMAETLLNNVEQLKVLIAQAKQASQGGSHDIISPEKTNGAQKEAYQTQLSISDDDKITEIIIKHTCVNCGREAFSECTGCHKVHYCSGFCQRKDWKEHQLSCCQPSAAINIQEEIQISSVKEEKGKV from the exons ATGGACTCGACTGAAACGGCGTCGAAAGCGCTCGAGCTGGGCGACGCGTCGGAGCGCGCGTCTGCGGTTGTAGTTTCGGATACCGAATCGGAGCCCGAAGTTGCCACGATGACTGTGATGGAAGAAGCGGCAGACATCGACATAGCCGAATCACTGCCGAACCCGGACGATCCCGAAACCGCGTTTGCTG AGGTCACAGCAGTCACTGTTAGAGATGTTCAAGGCACAGAGGACACTGTATTTACATCCACAGTCGCAACTGCAGCTTCCATTCCTGAACATGTGCTG ACAGGCCGAACCACGCTTCAGATCGGAGACAGTCTCAGTACCCAGAAGGCCACGCTGATCGTGGTTCACACGGATGGAAGCATCATGGACACCACAGGGCTGAAGGGTACCACAACACCAATGACACCCG GTCCTCAGACCCCGAACACCCCTCTGACATCTGGACATGATAAGGACATCTCGAAATACAACTGGGATCCATCAGTATATGACAATGAGCTTCCCGTACGTTGCAGGAACACAAGTGGGATTCTGTACAAAAACAGGCTGGGCTCAG GTGGCAAAGGGCGGTGTatcaaacacaacaacaacTGGTTTACGCCGACAGAGTTTGAAGGCATGTCGGGTAGAGCGAGCAGCAAAGACTGGAAGAGGAGCATCCGCTACGCTGGGCGACCTCTGCAGTGTCTTATTCAG GAGCGCATTTTGAACCCGCATGCGGCGTCTTGCACATGTGCAGCCTGCTGCGATGATCTGTCCACA TCTCCCAAGGATGGACCTTTCCCAGGAGATAAT ACGGGTCCCGTCAGACTGTTTGTCCCTTAcaaaagaagaaagaaagacaatgAACGGTCAACTTCTCCTGAGAAGAGAGACATTCAGACACCAAAGAACATCACCCTGACTCCAGGAGCAACAT TTACAGTGAGTCCATCCGGACAGATCACCACATCAGGCACGCTGACGTTTGACCGAACGGCTTCAGGTGAAACGACAGCTATCATTTCCGACAGCCCGGCGCCTGCTGACGTTTTCACCAACACAACTG TGTTGACTACTCTCCCCGCACTGGCCGTGGTGCCCCAGCAGGCAGTGGTGCAGTCTAAACCCCCACCACAAGGGGCGCTGGCGAACGGATTAGAGACAGGTGAGCAGCGTACGTGGCTTTACCTGGAGGAGATGGCCGAAACGCTGCTTAATAACGTTGAGCAACTTAAAGTCCTGATCGCACAAGCTAAACAAGCTAGTCAAGGTGGATCGCACGACATCATCAGTCCAGAGAAAACCAACGGTGCCCAGAAAGAA GCTTATCAgactcagctgtcaatcagcgATGACgacaaaatcactgaaattatcATCAAG CACACATGTGTGAACTGCGGTCGAGAGGCTTTTAGTGAATGCACGGGGTGTCATAAAGTTCATTACTGTTCTGGCTTCTGTCAGCGGAAG GACTGGAAGGAACATCAGCTGAGCTGCTGTCAGCCGAGCGCAGCCATCAACATTCAGGAAGAGATTCAGATTTCCAGCGTAAAGGAAGAGAAAGGAAAGGTCTAA
- the LOC141349044 gene encoding deformed epidermal autoregulatory factor 1 homolog isoform X4, with product MDTTGLKGPQTPNTPLTSGHDKDISKYNWDPSVYDNELPVRCRNTSGILYKNRLGSGGKGRCIKHNNNWFTPTEFEGMSGRASSKDWKRSIRYAGRPLQCLIQERILNPHAASCTCAACCDDLSTSPKDGPFPGDNTGPVRLFVPYKRRKKDNERSTSPEKRDIQTPKNITLTPGATFTVSPSGQITTSGTLTFDRTASGETTAIISDSPAPADVFTNTTVLTTLPALAVVPQQAVVQSKPPPQGALANGLETGEQRTWLYLEEMAETLLNNVEQLKVLIAQAKQASQGGSHDIISPEKTNGAQKEAYQTQLSISDDDKITEIIIKHTCVNCGREAFSECTGCHKVHYCSGFCQRKDWKEHQLSCCQPSAAINIQEEIQISSVKEEKGKV from the exons ATGGACACCACAGGGCTGAAGG GTCCTCAGACCCCGAACACCCCTCTGACATCTGGACATGATAAGGACATCTCGAAATACAACTGGGATCCATCAGTATATGACAATGAGCTTCCCGTACGTTGCAGGAACACAAGTGGGATTCTGTACAAAAACAGGCTGGGCTCAG GTGGCAAAGGGCGGTGTatcaaacacaacaacaacTGGTTTACGCCGACAGAGTTTGAAGGCATGTCGGGTAGAGCGAGCAGCAAAGACTGGAAGAGGAGCATCCGCTACGCTGGGCGACCTCTGCAGTGTCTTATTCAG GAGCGCATTTTGAACCCGCATGCGGCGTCTTGCACATGTGCAGCCTGCTGCGATGATCTGTCCACA TCTCCCAAGGATGGACCTTTCCCAGGAGATAAT ACGGGTCCCGTCAGACTGTTTGTCCCTTAcaaaagaagaaagaaagacaatgAACGGTCAACTTCTCCTGAGAAGAGAGACATTCAGACACCAAAGAACATCACCCTGACTCCAGGAGCAACAT TTACAGTGAGTCCATCCGGACAGATCACCACATCAGGCACGCTGACGTTTGACCGAACGGCTTCAGGTGAAACGACAGCTATCATTTCCGACAGCCCGGCGCCTGCTGACGTTTTCACCAACACAACTG TGTTGACTACTCTCCCCGCACTGGCCGTGGTGCCCCAGCAGGCAGTGGTGCAGTCTAAACCCCCACCACAAGGGGCGCTGGCGAACGGATTAGAGACAGGTGAGCAGCGTACGTGGCTTTACCTGGAGGAGATGGCCGAAACGCTGCTTAATAACGTTGAGCAACTTAAAGTCCTGATCGCACAAGCTAAACAAGCTAGTCAAGGTGGATCGCACGACATCATCAGTCCAGAGAAAACCAACGGTGCCCAGAAAGAA GCTTATCAgactcagctgtcaatcagcgATGACgacaaaatcactgaaattatcATCAAG CACACATGTGTGAACTGCGGTCGAGAGGCTTTTAGTGAATGCACGGGGTGTCATAAAGTTCATTACTGTTCTGGCTTCTGTCAGCGGAAG GACTGGAAGGAACATCAGCTGAGCTGCTGTCAGCCGAGCGCAGCCATCAACATTCAGGAAGAGATTCAGATTTCCAGCGTAAAGGAAGAGAAAGGAAAGGTCTAA
- the LOC141349044 gene encoding deformed epidermal autoregulatory factor 1 homolog isoform X3, whose protein sequence is MDTTGLKGTTTPMTPGPQTPNTPLTSGHDKDISKYNWDPSVYDNELPVRCRNTSGILYKNRLGSGGKGRCIKHNNNWFTPTEFEGMSGRASSKDWKRSIRYAGRPLQCLIQERILNPHAASCTCAACCDDLSTSPKDGPFPGDNTGPVRLFVPYKRRKKDNERSTSPEKRDIQTPKNITLTPGATFTVSPSGQITTSGTLTFDRTASGETTAIISDSPAPADVFTNTTVLTTLPALAVVPQQAVVQSKPPPQGALANGLETGEQRTWLYLEEMAETLLNNVEQLKVLIAQAKQASQGGSHDIISPEKTNGAQKEAYQTQLSISDDDKITEIIIKHTCVNCGREAFSECTGCHKVHYCSGFCQRKDWKEHQLSCCQPSAAINIQEEIQISSVKEEKGKV, encoded by the exons ATGGACACCACAGGGCTGAAGGGTACCACAACACCAATGACACCCG GTCCTCAGACCCCGAACACCCCTCTGACATCTGGACATGATAAGGACATCTCGAAATACAACTGGGATCCATCAGTATATGACAATGAGCTTCCCGTACGTTGCAGGAACACAAGTGGGATTCTGTACAAAAACAGGCTGGGCTCAG GTGGCAAAGGGCGGTGTatcaaacacaacaacaacTGGTTTACGCCGACAGAGTTTGAAGGCATGTCGGGTAGAGCGAGCAGCAAAGACTGGAAGAGGAGCATCCGCTACGCTGGGCGACCTCTGCAGTGTCTTATTCAG GAGCGCATTTTGAACCCGCATGCGGCGTCTTGCACATGTGCAGCCTGCTGCGATGATCTGTCCACA TCTCCCAAGGATGGACCTTTCCCAGGAGATAAT ACGGGTCCCGTCAGACTGTTTGTCCCTTAcaaaagaagaaagaaagacaatgAACGGTCAACTTCTCCTGAGAAGAGAGACATTCAGACACCAAAGAACATCACCCTGACTCCAGGAGCAACAT TTACAGTGAGTCCATCCGGACAGATCACCACATCAGGCACGCTGACGTTTGACCGAACGGCTTCAGGTGAAACGACAGCTATCATTTCCGACAGCCCGGCGCCTGCTGACGTTTTCACCAACACAACTG TGTTGACTACTCTCCCCGCACTGGCCGTGGTGCCCCAGCAGGCAGTGGTGCAGTCTAAACCCCCACCACAAGGGGCGCTGGCGAACGGATTAGAGACAGGTGAGCAGCGTACGTGGCTTTACCTGGAGGAGATGGCCGAAACGCTGCTTAATAACGTTGAGCAACTTAAAGTCCTGATCGCACAAGCTAAACAAGCTAGTCAAGGTGGATCGCACGACATCATCAGTCCAGAGAAAACCAACGGTGCCCAGAAAGAA GCTTATCAgactcagctgtcaatcagcgATGACgacaaaatcactgaaattatcATCAAG CACACATGTGTGAACTGCGGTCGAGAGGCTTTTAGTGAATGCACGGGGTGTCATAAAGTTCATTACTGTTCTGGCTTCTGTCAGCGGAAG GACTGGAAGGAACATCAGCTGAGCTGCTGTCAGCCGAGCGCAGCCATCAACATTCAGGAAGAGATTCAGATTTCCAGCGTAAAGGAAGAGAAAGGAAAGGTCTAA
- the LOC141349040 gene encoding protein-glucosylgalactosylhydroxylysine glucosidase-like: MTSDPVDPYIFSSETLPSDPRFMPPLTNGLLGWRVFDKIMHMCGVYNGEGGACHRADIPCPLAVQIKPEEAGRHTYKLDMRAGVFSHTVVTPRVEASQVLYAHRQHSNLLIMEVHLQRLETTAEPIKVHLDSSFNPQSDDITFQKAPDYKGGRHIFGQTISSEVPGAIRPFVHLIWTPITTSVTLLPDQSHSSWVFLVAVAGNSESAQSYYDTGLELIASGDLSPSHLRSWAELWTGSSIEVVGPEALNRALIGCMFYLLSAFPSFNEAPRPFGGVSPGGLSNGGKDEDYLGHVFWDQDMWMYPGIMLFYPKLAKDVLEYRVGTVEGARANAKQMGYKGLKFPWEGAVTGRDVCPDDLIVQQEIHINGDVVLAFKQYFYLTQDIEMFKEGRGSEVVWGVADYWVSRVTWDPTKQEYHIKGVIPPDEYYTNVDNSVFTNAVAQCSLRFAVELASILSHPSPPEWQDIADKIKIPFDPELKYHPEFDGYTQGTKVKQADTVLLGYPLGMSMTPEVRQNDLETYEAVTDPLGPAMTWGMFAVGWLELGETQKAQELLEKCFKNIQKPFQVWSETSDGSGCVNFLTGMGGFLQVVLFGYTGFRVQRESLAFAPLLPKEVDALSVKGVSYLGNKMDWLVKSTEVSVTVRKPAEGSGSKEPDALEVVLNTGTTIPLNPGQSVTFLRQPGQIRKQNSGSYCWPL, from the exons ATGACCTCTGACCCCGTTGACCCATACATCTTCAGCTCTGAGACGCTGCCCTCTGACCCCCGCTTCATGCCACCACTCACTAATGGACTACTGGGATGGAGAGTATTTGATAAAATTATGCATATGTGCGGGGTTTataatggagagggcggggccTGTCACCGTGCCGACATTCCATGTCCACTGGCTGTACAAATAAAGCCGGAGGAAGCGGGACGTCATACGTACAAGTTAGACATGCGTGCAG GTGTATTCTCTCACACTGTAGTCACTCCTCGTGTTGAAGCTTCTCAGGTTTTGTACGCTCACAGGCAGCATTCAAACCTCCTAATCATGGAGGTTCACCTTCAGCGTCTGGAGACCACTGCTGAACCAATCAAAGTTCACTTAGACAGTTCTTTCAACCCTCAGAGTGATGACATCACTTTTCAAAAAGCACCTGACTACAAGGGAGGGAG GCATATTTTTGGACAGACCATCTCTTCAGAGGTTCCTGGAGCAATCCGTCCGTTTGTGCACCTGATCTGGACGCCCATCACAACTTCTGTAACACTCCTGCCCGACCAAAGCCACTCCAGCTGGGTTTTCCTGGTTGCTGTTGCCGGAAACAGCGAGAGTGCCCAGTCATATTACGATACCGGTTTGGAGCTCATTGCTTCCGGTGACTTAAGCCCCTCCCATCTGAGGAGTTGGGCGGAGCTGTGGACAGGAAGCAGCATAGAGGTGGTGGGACCAGAAGCCCTGAACCGCGCTCTGATTGGCTGCATGTTTTATCTTCTCAGTGCATTTCCATCTTTTAATGAAGCACCCAGGCCGTTTGGGGGAGTCAGTCCTGGGGGTTTGTCAAATGGGGGCAAAGATGAAGATTACCTTGGACATGTGTTTTGGGACCAG GACATGTGGATGTACCCTGGTATCATGCTGTTTTATCCTAAACTGGCCAAGGATGTATTGGAATACCGTGTTGGGACAGTAGAGGGTGCTCGTGCTAACGCCAAACAGATGGGGTACAAG GGGTTGAAGTTTCCATGGGAGGGTGCAGTAACGGGCCGTGACGTTTGTCCAGATGACCTCATAGTACAGCAAGAAATCCACATCAATGGAGACGTGGTTCTGGCTTTCAAGCAATACTTTTATCTCACACAG GACATTGAGATGTTCAAGGAAGGGCGGGGCAGCGAGGTGGTGTGGGGCGTGGCTGACTACTGGGTCTCCAGGGTTACGTGGGACCCTACCAAGCAGGAGTACCATATCAAAG GAGTGATACCTCCTGATGAGTACTACACTAATGTTGACAACTCGGTGTTCACAAATGCTGTCGCCCAATGCAG TCTTCGGTTTGCCGTGGAGTTGGCCAGCATTTTATCACACCCCTCTCCTCCTGAATGGCAGGACATCGCTGATAAAATCAAAATCCCCTTTGACCCGGAACTGAAATATCATCCAGAGTTTGATGGATACACACAAG GAACTAAAGTCAAACAGGCAGACACAGTGTTGCTGGGATATCCTCTTGGCATGTCTATGACCCCAGAAGTCAGACAGAATGATCTGGAAACATATGAAGCTGTCACAGATCCACTTGGACCAGCCATGACCTGG gGTATGTTTGCGGTTGGTTGGCTTGAACTTGGTGAGACGCAAAAAGCGCAAGAGCTTCTGGAGAAATGCTTCAAAAATATCCAGAAACCATTTCAG GTATGGAGTGAGACATCCGATGGATCTGGTTGTGTAAACTTTCTCACTGGTATGGGTGGCTTTCTTCAAGTAGTGCTCTTTGGCTATACTGGTTTCAG AGTGCAAAGAGAGAGCCTTGCCTTCGCTCCATTGCTACCAAAAGAAGTCGATGCACTCAGTGTGAAAGGTGTAAGTTACCTTGGCAACAAGATGGATTGGTTGGTTAAGAGTACAGAAGTGAGTGTGACAGTGAGGAAGCCTGCAGAGGGTTCTGGAAGTAAGGAACCGGATGCTCTTGAAGTTGTACTGAATACAGGAACCACAATCCCATTGAATCCAG GACAGTCGGTGACGTTTCTACGGCAACCTGGCCAGATCCGTAAGCAGAATTCCGGATCTTACTGCTGGCCTCTTTGA